CTTGCCCAGCAAATATTTATAAAAATCCTTCGCTTCCTGCAAGGTCAGTTTTTCGATCGTGGCGGGCGTCCCTCCCGGGCGCTTCGCATAATCTGTTCCTTCGAACAGCTGCTGCGTGGCAAGAATGCGGAGATATTGGTCCGGATCCGCTTCCAGCTGTTTGGCGTTGGACACCATCCGCTCACGCTCCAGCTTAAATTCATTCTCATCCATCGCAGGATGCAGCACAGCATCGGCAAACAGCGCCCAGCTGCGGTCCCAGTTCTCACGCAGGCAGGTCATCGTCATGTACGAAAAATCGTTTCGCGCATCCGCCCCGAATTCTGTCCCCAGCTTCTCCAGTTCCGCCGCCAGCGCGTCTTTATTGATCGTCGCCGTTCCCCCGTTCAGAGCGATAGTCAGCGCCAATGGCTCCAAACCCTGTTGCGCCTCCGTGATATTAGTGACGCCTCCGCGGATACAAAGGTTCACGGTAGCCACTGCTTTATCTGTCCTCTTGAAAATCACTTTTATCCCTTCCACCTGCAATTCTTTCGTGGCCTGCGCAAACAACGGCGCGCTGGCGCAAACGAATATGATGATATAGATAATCCTTTTCATGATCGATGTTTAAGCGGTTAACGATAAAGCGCCTCCAGGCTGGTAACGTTCCATTCTTTCTGCATGTCTGCATTCAACAGCAACCCGGCCACGGAAGGCTGGTTTTTGATGTACTTGCGGACATAATCCTGCACATCCTGCCGCGTCACTTTATTCAGCTCCGAGATGTAATCGAAGTAATAATCCAGCGACGCGGAGGCCCACCAGAAACTCAGTGTATGAATGTAGTCGGTGGTGGCTTCCATCCCAAATTTCTCCCCGTTGGCCAGCTTGATCTTCGAAGTTTCCAGCTGCTCGTCGGTAAAGTAATCGTCACTGTCGAACTGGTCGATCTGCCGCGCCAGGGCCTGGAACGACTCCTTAAACTTGCCTGGATTCGGTACAAAAAAGACCTGGATCGGCCCCACATACTTCGCCGTCTGGTACCCTATCCCCACGTTCAGGGCGTAGCCGGAATCCACGAGGTTCTTCTGGAATTTTGAATTCTTCTGCGACAAAATGTAGGAAAACACATCGGCCACCAGCGTGGCTTTAATATCCTTCCGCGTGTCCGGCCCGTGCCACACCTGCAGGAGCATGGGCACGCGGGCGTTGGGGCTTTCCACCACGAAGCGCAGGCTATCTTTCCCTTTCAGCGGCTCAAACTCCGGTATGGGCCAGCGCTTGAAGGGATCAAAGCCGGCGGGCTTCCAGTCGCCGTACACTTCTTGCGCCTTGCGGAACACCTCTTCATGCTTCACATCGCCCGCCACCAGCAGGATCGAGTTGTCCGGAAAATAATACTTGTCTTTGATGACCCGCATCTTCTCCGGCGTGGCCGTCAGGATGATATCGTGGTCGCCGATGGGATTTTTGCGGGAGTAGTGCGCGCCCCAGGTTTTGCGGTTCACTTTATCGAACAACGCCCAGGCCGGATTAGACTCCGCCCGCTGGAATTCGCCATCCACCACCGGGTTCTCCTTCTTCATTTCTTCCTGTAAAAATAACGGGTAACGGATCGCGCTGTTCATAAAACGCAGCCCGTGGTCGAGATCTTTACTGCCGAGGGTGAAAAAGTAATTCACGCGCTCCTGGCTCGTGGTGCCGTTAAACGAAATCCCCAGCTCCTGGATGCGCTCCAGGTACTTTTCCTGCGAGGGAATGTCCTTGTTGGCTTTGAAAAACATGTGCTCGTACAAGTGGGAAAGACCGTTGAATTCGTTGTCTTCCGTATAAGATCCGTTGCGGACGGCCATTTCGATGGTCACCAGCGGCACGGAATGGTCTTCCAGCACCAGCAGTTCCAGCCCGTTCGGGAGCCGGGACAGGAAGATGTTGGCGGGCCGGTTTTTCGATTGTTGGGCGGATGCCGCCACT
Above is a genomic segment from Chitinophaga pollutisoli containing:
- a CDS encoding pitrilysin family protein; translation: MKHSPLLLLLLLAVAASAQQSKNRPANIFLSRLPNGLELLVLEDHSVPLVTIEMAVRNGSYTEDNEFNGLSHLYEHMFFKANKDIPSQEKYLERIQELGISFNGTTSQERVNYFFTLGSKDLDHGLRFMNSAIRYPLFLQEEMKKENPVVDGEFQRAESNPAWALFDKVNRKTWGAHYSRKNPIGDHDIILTATPEKMRVIKDKYYFPDNSILLVAGDVKHEEVFRKAQEVYGDWKPAGFDPFKRWPIPEFEPLKGKDSLRFVVESPNARVPMLLQVWHGPDTRKDIKATLVADVFSYILSQKNSKFQKNLVDSGYALNVGIGYQTAKYVGPIQVFFVPNPGKFKESFQALARQIDQFDSDDYFTDEQLETSKIKLANGEKFGMEATTDYIHTLSFWWASASLDYYFDYISELNKVTRQDVQDYVRKYIKNQPSVAGLLLNADMQKEWNVTSLEALYR